One window from the genome of Candidatus Zixiibacteriota bacterium encodes:
- a CDS encoding 3-deoxy-D-manno-octulosonic acid transferase (catalyzes the transfer of 2-keto-3-deoxy-D-manno-octulosonic acid to lipid A), producing MLSLYRMFTRFIHTVSYPVTRFRAARGEQIWRDRLGLDTAGIEAELWLHAASVGEVKVLSCLYRYLKRRRPHLRACVTVTTTPGHQTARKLFGEEAAVRYLPADTTPIVARVLAAVRPRCLVIAETEIWPILITQAARRRIPVILVNGRMSDTGFRRYRMVAPFLRGLLPCYDRFFFKSEQDAERYRYFGLPESACRVTGDMKFDAPLWPRSAGRRAAVRATVGARDHDWLIVAGSTRPGEEALLLRGIPDLRGAGNGLRLVLAPRHVERAEEVAQACRDAAVPCAVYGSADLSAPVVIVDRMGLLMDLYMAADLAFVGGTLVDVGGHNILEPVWAGTPVLYGPSLANVGDAAEYIEAHNYGARVGGPEEFAAAVRDIRAGRRTFATKTEHDYDRSPTAAAGEYILAKLSDD from the coding sequence GTGCTCTCGCTCTACCGCATGTTCACCCGGTTCATCCATACCGTCAGCTATCCCGTGACCCGCTTTCGGGCCGCGCGCGGCGAGCAGATCTGGCGCGATCGGCTCGGCCTGGACACCGCGGGCATCGAAGCCGAGCTCTGGCTGCACGCCGCCTCGGTGGGCGAGGTCAAAGTGCTGTCCTGCCTCTACCGCTATCTCAAACGGCGGCGGCCGCACCTGCGGGCCTGCGTGACCGTCACCACCACCCCCGGGCACCAGACGGCGCGGAAGTTGTTTGGCGAGGAGGCGGCGGTGCGGTATCTGCCGGCGGACACCACGCCGATCGTCGCGCGCGTGCTTGCGGCCGTGCGGCCGCGCTGCCTCGTGATCGCCGAGACCGAAATCTGGCCCATCCTCATTACGCAGGCGGCCCGGCGGCGCATCCCCGTCATTCTCGTCAACGGACGGATGTCCGACACCGGCTTCCGCCGCTACCGGATGGTCGCCCCCTTCCTCCGCGGATTGCTCCCCTGCTACGACCGGTTCTTTTTCAAGTCCGAGCAGGACGCCGAGCGGTACCGCTATTTCGGCCTTCCCGAGAGCGCCTGCCGCGTGACCGGGGACATGAAGTTCGATGCCCCGCTGTGGCCGCGGTCGGCGGGACGGCGGGCGGCGGTGCGGGCGACCGTCGGCGCGCGCGACCACGACTGGCTGATTGTCGCGGGTTCGACGCGCCCGGGCGAAGAGGCCCTGCTCCTCCGGGGGATACCGGACCTGCGCGGCGCGGGCAACGGTCTGAGACTGGTGCTGGCCCCGCGCCACGTGGAGCGGGCCGAGGAGGTCGCGCAGGCGTGCCGCGACGCCGCCGTGCCCTGCGCCGTCTACGGGAGCGCCGACCTGTCGGCCCCGGTCGTGATCGTCGACCGCATGGGCCTGCTCATGGATCTCTACATGGCGGCCGACCTCGCCTTCGTGGGCGGCACGCTGGTCGACGTGGGCGGGCACAATATCCTCGAGCCGGTGTGGGCGGGCACCCCCGTCCTGTACGGGCCGTCGCTGGCCAACGTCGGCGACGCCGCCGAGTACATCGAGGCGCATAACTACGGCGCCCGGGTCGGCGGCCCCGAGGAGTTCGCGGCAGCCGTGCGCGACATCCGGGCCGGCCGGCGGACTTTCGCAACAAAAACCGAACACGACTACGACCGGTCGCCGACCGCCGCGGCCGGCGAGTACATATTGGCGAAGCTGTCCGATGATTGA
- the lpxB gene encoding lipid-A-disaccharide synthase has translation MELFLSAGDLSGDNAAARLVAALRTHDPGLRLCGLGRTRLARLGQEQFAPGGDLAVIGFWEVAKRLPYFRRLLARCADEIARRAPRAVILVDYPGFNLRLARRVRRLGIPIIYYISPQIWAWGSKRLREIEQLVDLMLVILPFEEDFYRGSRVNVRFVGHYLLEDIAAEMIASPPPERMAGGLALLPGSRPQEIDRLLGPMLETARRFTRAHGTRAVVAALAGAYPYDAALRAEDHAAITVAYDDARRVIHDSALVLTASGTATLEAAVIGRPMVVAYRTGEITYRIARRLITLDKIALVNLVAGQEVVPELVQHEATPDRMTAALERLWNDRELYLRTAAALGRIPGLLGGTGASDRAARLIIDHLEGK, from the coding sequence ATGGAATTGTTTCTCTCGGCCGGGGACCTCTCCGGCGACAACGCCGCGGCGCGGCTGGTGGCGGCGCTGCGGACGCACGATCCGGGGCTCCGCCTGTGCGGACTGGGGCGCACACGGCTCGCCCGTCTCGGCCAGGAGCAGTTCGCGCCCGGCGGCGACCTCGCCGTCATCGGCTTCTGGGAAGTGGCCAAACGGCTTCCCTATTTCCGGCGCCTGCTCGCTCGCTGCGCCGATGAGATCGCCCGGCGCGCCCCGCGCGCCGTCATCCTTGTCGACTACCCGGGTTTCAACCTGCGCCTCGCCCGCCGGGTGCGCCGCCTCGGCATCCCCATCATCTACTACATCTCGCCGCAAATCTGGGCCTGGGGGTCGAAACGCCTGCGCGAAATCGAACAGCTCGTCGATCTCATGCTGGTCATCCTCCCCTTCGAGGAGGACTTCTACCGGGGGAGCCGCGTCAACGTGCGCTTCGTGGGACACTACCTGCTGGAGGACATCGCGGCGGAGATGATCGCCTCGCCGCCGCCGGAGAGAATGGCGGGCGGCCTCGCGCTCCTTCCCGGATCGCGGCCGCAGGAGATCGACCGCCTGCTCGGGCCGATGCTCGAGACTGCGCGCCGGTTCACGCGCGCGCACGGCACGCGGGCGGTGGTCGCCGCTCTCGCGGGAGCGTATCCGTACGACGCTGCCCTGCGCGCGGAGGATCACGCGGCGATCACGGTCGCCTACGACGATGCGCGCCGCGTCATCCACGACAGCGCGCTCGTACTCACGGCCTCGGGGACGGCGACCCTCGAGGCGGCCGTCATCGGCCGGCCCATGGTCGTGGCCTACCGCACCGGCGAGATCACCTATCGGATCGCCCGGCGGCTGATCACACTTGACAAAATCGCGCTGGTCAACTTGGTTGCCGGACAGGAGGTGGTTCCGGAACTGGTGCAGCACGAGGCGACCCCCGACCGCATGACGGCGGCGCTCGAGCGCCTCTGGAACGACCGGGAACTCTACCTTCGGACGGCGGCCGCCCTGGGCCGCATCCCCGGTCTGCTCGGCGGGACCGGCGCCTCGGACCGCGCCGCCCGCCTGATCATCGACCACCTCGAAGGAAAGTGA
- a CDS encoding Gfo/Idh/MocA family oxidoreductase, translating to MTRIRTGVVGVGALGRHHLRWFSQIPESHLVGFHDIDPEKRERYAAEYGVAAFATVEELAEAVDAASVAVPTTAHRAAAGALLKRGVHCLIEKPVTSTLDEAHELAELAAASGARVAVGHIERFNPAVQAVLRIGVRPAFIEAHRLAAFDPRGTDVAVVRDLMIHDIDLVLTLTGARVVDIQASAVAVVSDQPDIANARLTLDSGAVANLTASRISLNQMRKLRIFQRSGYFSLDLAKKQADLYRLAAPGEEIEGLRVPLGKSGRELIYASHGDTGQDQLQMELSAFLRALLDGGAMAVPLAQGIEALRVALEVERTGRASLARMLADG from the coding sequence ATGACACGGATTCGGACGGGCGTGGTCGGTGTCGGCGCGCTCGGGCGACACCACCTCCGCTGGTTCTCGCAGATCCCCGAGTCGCACCTGGTCGGCTTCCACGACATCGACCCGGAAAAGCGGGAGCGCTACGCCGCCGAATACGGGGTGGCGGCCTTCGCGACGGTCGAGGAGCTGGCGGAAGCGGTTGATGCGGCGAGCGTCGCCGTGCCGACCACCGCGCACCGGGCGGCCGCCGGCGCGCTTTTGAAACGCGGGGTGCACTGCCTGATCGAGAAACCGGTGACGTCGACGCTGGACGAGGCGCACGAGCTGGCGGAACTGGCCGCGGCCAGCGGCGCCCGGGTGGCGGTCGGACACATCGAACGGTTCAACCCCGCCGTGCAGGCGGTGCTCCGCATCGGCGTCCGGCCCGCCTTCATCGAAGCCCACCGCCTCGCCGCCTTCGATCCCCGCGGCACCGACGTCGCCGTCGTGCGCGACCTCATGATACACGACATCGACCTCGTCCTGACGCTCACCGGCGCCCGGGTCGTCGACATCCAGGCCTCGGCTGTCGCGGTCGTGTCCGATCAGCCCGACATCGCCAACGCCCGGCTAACCCTGGACAGCGGCGCGGTGGCCAACCTCACGGCCTCCCGCATTTCGCTCAACCAGATGCGCAAGCTCAGGATCTTCCAGCGCTCCGGCTATTTCTCGCTCGACCTTGCGAAAAAGCAGGCCGACCTCTACCGCCTCGCGGCGCCGGGAGAGGAAATCGAGGGACTCAGGGTACCGCTCGGGAAATCGGGGCGAGAACTCATCTATGCCTCGCACGGCGACACCGGCCAGGACCAGCTCCAGATGGAGCTGAGCGCCTTCCTGCGGGCGCTTCTCGACGGAGGAGCGATGGCGGTGCCGCTCGCCCAGGGAATCGAGGCGCTCCGGGTGGCGCTGGAGGTGGAGCGGACCGGCCGCGCGTCGCTCGCGCGCATGCTGGCCGACGGGTAA
- a CDS encoding GNAT family N-acetyltransferase, whose protein sequence is MSQTAVVTFRAAKETEYAGFLDLIHQHAADYLEPSLTLLGLDKTEFAHLFRTRGQVVSILADRAVAGFYWIEERDGTLHIHGLVIKPEFQKRGLAAAALAHLETGASPDVARFELGVHRANGRARKIYERAGYRVTRALPDFDFSIMHKDRPAQS, encoded by the coding sequence ATGTCTCAAACCGCAGTTGTCACCTTCCGCGCGGCGAAGGAAACCGAGTACGCAGGGTTTCTGGATCTGATCCACCAGCACGCCGCCGATTACCTGGAACCGTCGCTCACGCTGCTCGGCCTGGACAAGACCGAGTTCGCCCATCTGTTCCGCACGCGGGGACAGGTGGTGAGTATTCTCGCCGACCGCGCCGTGGCCGGGTTCTACTGGATTGAGGAGCGCGATGGGACCCTCCACATCCATGGACTGGTGATCAAGCCGGAGTTTCAGAAGCGGGGCCTGGCGGCGGCCGCTCTGGCCCACCTCGAAACGGGTGCATCGCCCGACGTGGCCCGGTTCGAGCTGGGCGTGCACCGCGCCAACGGCCGCGCCCGCAAGATTTATGAGCGGGCCGGCTACCGGGTGACGCGGGCGCTTCCCGACTTCGATTTCTCCATCATGCACAAGGACCGTCCCGCGCAGAGCTGA
- the lpxA gene encoding acyl-ACP--UDP-N-acetylglucosamine O-acyltransferase, whose amino-acid sequence MSGIHPTAIISPAAELAEDVSVGPYTVIEDDVRIGPGTAIASSCLIASGARIGERCVIAHGAVIATQPQDLKFGGEKTFVEIGDGTLIREYATVNRGTAAHGTTTVGKGCMLMAYSHVAHDCILGDHVILANAVNLAGHVEIDDYVIIGGIVPVHQFVKIGAHAMIGGGFRVPQDVCPYSLCGGYPLRVMGINAVGLRRRGFTRDAVAAIEQAFKILFFSKLNTSQALERIRAEMEITPEVGRILEFADRSTRGLTK is encoded by the coding sequence ATGAGCGGCATCCACCCGACCGCGATCATATCGCCGGCCGCGGAGCTGGCCGAGGACGTTTCGGTCGGACCGTACACGGTCATCGAGGATGATGTGCGGATCGGGCCGGGGACGGCGATCGCCTCCTCCTGCCTGATCGCCTCGGGCGCCCGCATCGGCGAGCGCTGCGTGATCGCCCACGGCGCGGTGATCGCCACCCAGCCCCAGGACCTCAAATTCGGCGGCGAGAAAACGTTCGTGGAGATCGGCGACGGCACCCTCATCCGCGAGTACGCGACCGTGAACCGGGGCACCGCGGCCCACGGAACGACGACGGTGGGGAAGGGGTGCATGCTGATGGCCTACTCCCACGTCGCCCACGACTGCATCCTCGGCGACCACGTGATCCTGGCCAACGCGGTGAACCTCGCCGGACACGTGGAGATCGACGACTACGTCATCATCGGCGGCATCGTGCCCGTCCACCAGTTCGTGAAAATCGGGGCGCACGCGATGATCGGGGGGGGATTCCGCGTGCCCCAGGACGTCTGCCCGTACAGCCTGTGCGGCGGGTACCCGCTCAGGGTCATGGGCATCAACGCCGTCGGCCTGCGCCGGCGGGGCTTCACCCGCGATGCCGTCGCCGCCATCGAACAGGCCTTCAAAATCCTCTTCTTCAGCAAACTCAACACCTCCCAGGCGCTGGAACGCATCCGGGCAGAAATGGAGATCACGCCGGAGGTCGGGCGCATCCTCGAGTTCGCGGACCGCTCGACCCGCGGCCTGACGAAATAG
- a CDS encoding bifunctional UDP-3-O-[3-hydroxymyristoyl] N-acetylglucosamine deacetylase/3-hydroxyacyl-ACP dehydratase, producing MYEKQRTIRRPISLSGIGLHTGNLCTMTFHPAPPDHGIRFVRVDLPDRPSVIADIDHVVDISRGTTLQDGEAKVHTVEHVLAAFAGLQLDNMLVELDNNEPPIGDGSAKPYVDKILEAGIESQDADKVYLEIDTPMAYNERERGVDLVVAPSNDLRITFLIDYKNPALGTQYTTLQDLEQEFVDEFAPARTFCFLSEVESLKAAGLIKGGSLDNAVVIYDSDRGQVEVDRIRRALDLKEEAFVGKTGIINDIPLRFYNEPVRHKALDLLGDLFLIGVPFKGHVLAARSGHKANVALARKMRDLYKKKKIASRYAGRASAALFDIDAIQRIMPHRYPFLLIDRILDLEPDTRVSALKNVTINEPFFQGHFPGHPIMPGVLILEAMAQAGGVLLLNAIPQPETKVVYFMSIDNAKFRKPVVPGDQLRFELQMISFRRMTCKMAGEAYVDGELVASAEFLAMVRDR from the coding sequence ATGTACGAGAAGCAACGGACCATCAGGCGGCCTATTTCTTTGTCCGGCATCGGATTGCATACCGGCAACCTGTGCACGATGACGTTCCATCCCGCCCCCCCCGACCACGGCATCCGCTTCGTCCGCGTCGATCTCCCCGACCGCCCCTCGGTCATCGCCGATATCGACCACGTCGTGGATATCTCGCGCGGCACGACGCTTCAGGACGGCGAGGCGAAAGTCCACACGGTCGAGCACGTGCTCGCTGCTTTCGCCGGCCTGCAACTGGACAACATGCTTGTCGAGCTGGACAACAACGAGCCGCCCATCGGCGACGGTTCCGCGAAACCGTATGTCGACAAGATCCTCGAGGCGGGGATCGAGTCACAGGATGCCGACAAGGTGTACCTGGAGATCGACACGCCGATGGCGTACAACGAGCGGGAGCGCGGGGTCGACCTGGTGGTGGCGCCCTCGAACGACCTGCGCATCACCTTCCTCATCGACTACAAGAACCCGGCTCTGGGGACGCAGTACACGACGCTGCAGGATCTCGAGCAGGAGTTTGTCGATGAATTCGCACCGGCGCGGACGTTCTGTTTTCTCTCCGAGGTGGAATCGCTCAAGGCCGCCGGGCTGATCAAGGGGGGGAGCCTGGACAACGCGGTCGTGATCTACGACTCCGACCGCGGCCAGGTCGAGGTGGACCGGATCCGCCGGGCGCTCGATTTGAAGGAGGAGGCATTCGTCGGAAAGACCGGGATCATCAACGACATTCCCCTGCGTTTCTACAACGAACCGGTGCGGCACAAGGCGCTCGATCTACTCGGCGACCTGTTCCTCATCGGCGTGCCGTTCAAGGGGCACGTGCTGGCCGCCCGCTCGGGGCACAAGGCCAACGTGGCCCTCGCGCGCAAGATGCGCGACCTGTACAAGAAGAAGAAGATTGCGAGCCGGTACGCCGGGCGGGCCTCGGCCGCGCTCTTTGACATCGACGCCATCCAGCGGATCATGCCGCACCGCTACCCCTTTCTCCTGATCGACCGCATCCTCGATCTCGAGCCGGACACGCGGGTGAGCGCGCTGAAGAACGTGACGATCAACGAGCCGTTTTTCCAGGGGCATTTCCCCGGCCACCCCATCATGCCGGGCGTGCTGATCCTCGAGGCAATGGCGCAGGCGGGCGGCGTGCTCCTGCTCAACGCCATCCCGCAGCCGGAAACCAAAGTGGTGTACTTCATGTCGATCGACAACGCGAAATTCCGCAAGCCGGTTGTGCCCGGCGACCAGCTCCGTTTCGAGCTCCAGATGATCTCGTTCCGGCGCATGACCTGCAAGATGGCGGGCGAGGCCTACGTCGACGGCGAGCTGGTGGCCAGCGCCGAGTTCCTCGCCATGGTGAGGGACCGATGA